A region of [Bacteroides] pectinophilus DNA encodes the following proteins:
- a CDS encoding DUF4313 domain-containing protein yields the protein MDNEKKQVTYNSSFSGETQVTLDIQQYMNNKAMYIGLMCNEDGYDEPFGDVTVNLSVAAPNYCGYLNVNDMPDIEKFITENELGEFTGFTQRSGYCEYPLYLFNVDKLRELCPDGMDMYEANIGMARKPETKELAR from the coding sequence ATGGATAATGAAAAGAAACAGGTGACTTATAATTCCAGTTTTTCCGGGGAGACACAGGTAACACTCGATATTCAGCAGTATATGAATAACAAGGCAATGTATATCGGGCTTATGTGTAATGAAGATGGATACGATGAGCCGTTTGGTGATGTGACCGTAAATTTGTCTGTTGCTGCACCGAATTACTGCGGATATCTGAATGTGAATGATATGCCGGATATTGAGAAATTCATCACAGAAAATGAGCTTGGGGAGTTTACAGGATTTACACAGAGGAGTGGTTATTGTGAATATCCTCTTTATCTGTTCAATGTTGATAAGCTGAGAGAACTGTGTCCGGACGGAATGGATATGTATGAGGCAAATATCGGTATGGCAAGAAAGCCGGAGACAAAGGAGTTAGCAAGATAG
- a CDS encoding type II toxin-antitoxin system Phd/YefM family antitoxin has translation MPAIKSSADLRNNYNEISTFCHNYPEPVFITKNGKGDLAVMSIEAYEELTSRFELYSQIKEGMDDIATGNTRPFSEAMADIRSRRSR, from the coding sequence ATGCCAGCAATCAAATCAAGTGCTGATTTAAGGAACAATTACAATGAAATTTCTACATTTTGTCATAATTATCCTGAACCAGTTTTCATTACGAAGAATGGAAAAGGCGATCTTGCTGTTATGAGCATTGAAGCCTACGAAGAACTGACCAGCCGCTTTGAACTTTACAGCCAGATTAAAGAAGGAATGGACGATATTGCCACAGGCAATACAAGACCATTTTCCGAAGCTATGGCTGATATCAGGAGCCGCCGCAGTCGATGA
- a CDS encoding type II toxin-antitoxin system RelE/ParE family toxin: MSYQVHITSTAEHDIMRAADYIEFTLKNPDAADNLLDAATEQIGSLADLPQKFRLVDDPVLASWGIRFVIINNYLAFYTIDEEKQTVIIVRFLYQKSNWTSILRQGFSLI; encoded by the coding sequence ATGAGCTATCAGGTTCATATCACTTCCACCGCAGAACACGATATTATGCGTGCTGCGGATTACATCGAATTTACCCTCAAAAATCCGGATGCCGCAGATAATCTGTTAGATGCTGCGACTGAGCAGATAGGCTCACTAGCCGACCTGCCACAGAAGTTCCGTCTGGTAGATGATCCGGTACTGGCAAGCTGGGGCATTCGTTTTGTGATAATCAATAATTACCTTGCCTTTTATACGATTGATGAAGAAAAGCAGACTGTAATCATAGTCCGATTTCTCTATCAGAAAAGTAACTGGACTTCCATTCTTCGACAGGGATTTTCCCTCATTTAA
- a CDS encoding C40 family peptidase: MVIHTKKKAKIHMHEPKKAKIKGSNIYTVQRGPKIASAKINDTGKKKSYRKSTIHQAEKKEKELSKFKRNIRESNTSIKTKNNNLHIAGRTGAFAAGAVTEQVEGGQEVSQAAYLAYEASRPVTGTASRGASFFRKKAAAEAKRRIKKVETGKKLAKKMGKKAASDTAKKVAGDTTKTAAKETAKNTAKETAKTTAKVATTAAGTAVAPGAGTAVGMAAGYATGVSIEAKDVKAANRSRKIKFFLDKMKEQENQTDSVIKLVKDLIVKKAVLWIKAAAPIIGLVLLLLVLLVVIVAVPVIAVIAILYNSPFALFLPPLESGDTVQTVTSAYVSEFNRDVNTKVNEHTGYDFGELVYVDYEGMDENPSNYYDIMAVYMVKYGVGDTATIMNDISKGWLQTVVNDMCSYTTSSGTKDVEETDADGNVTTVTKSVLYVNVTLKSYRDMISVYGFNSDQVEMLEQIMSPEFMGQLGYAGSGSGGGGGSPGVSSMTEDEINAILSGITDSRQKAVCSYALHRVGYPYSQELRDSGNYYDCSSLAYYSWKDAGVNISHGGATTAAAEAQGLDEAGKTVSYDEMQPGDLIFYSFTNNGRYKNISHVAVYVGNGKVVEALNERVGVVYRDVASVGKIVVIGRP, from the coding sequence ATGGTCATTCACACTAAGAAAAAAGCTAAGATTCATATGCATGAACCGAAGAAAGCTAAAATTAAGGGCAGTAACATTTACACCGTACAGCGTGGTCCGAAAATTGCCAGTGCAAAGATAAATGATACAGGTAAAAAGAAGTCTTATCGTAAGAGTACCATTCATCAGGCAGAGAAGAAAGAAAAGGAACTTTCAAAATTTAAGAGAAATATACGGGAGTCCAATACTTCTATCAAGACGAAGAATAACAATCTTCATATAGCAGGAAGAACGGGAGCATTTGCGGCTGGAGCAGTTACAGAGCAGGTGGAAGGCGGGCAGGAAGTGTCACAGGCAGCTTATCTTGCATATGAAGCAAGCCGTCCGGTTACGGGAACTGCTTCAAGGGGAGCGTCATTTTTCAGAAAAAAAGCGGCAGCCGAAGCAAAGAGGCGTATCAAGAAGGTAGAAACAGGAAAGAAGCTGGCAAAAAAGATGGGAAAGAAAGCTGCCAGTGATACGGCAAAAAAGGTTGCCGGTGACACGACAAAGACAGCAGCGAAAGAAACTGCTAAGAACACTGCGAAAGAAACTGCCAAAACTACGGCAAAAGTGGCAACCACAGCGGCAGGTACAGCGGTTGCACCGGGAGCAGGTACAGCAGTCGGCATGGCGGCAGGCTATGCCACAGGTGTATCTATTGAGGCGAAGGATGTGAAAGCAGCGAACCGTAGCAGAAAGATTAAATTTTTTCTGGATAAGATGAAAGAACAGGAAAATCAGACGGACAGTGTTATAAAACTGGTAAAAGATCTGATTGTAAAAAAGGCAGTTCTTTGGATAAAGGCGGCAGCTCCGATTATCGGACTTGTACTTTTGCTGTTGGTTCTTTTAGTGGTAATCGTTGCAGTTCCGGTTATTGCTGTGATAGCGATTCTTTATAATTCACCATTTGCCTTATTTTTACCGCCGCTGGAGTCAGGAGATACAGTGCAGACAGTTACAAGTGCTTATGTGTCTGAATTTAACCGTGATGTGAATACCAAAGTGAATGAACATACCGGATATGACTTTGGCGAACTGGTGTATGTAGATTATGAGGGAATGGATGAAAATCCAAGTAACTACTACGACATTATGGCGGTCTACATGGTTAAGTATGGTGTAGGCGATACTGCAACAATTATGAATGATATATCAAAGGGGTGGTTGCAGACTGTAGTAAATGATATGTGTTCTTATACTACAAGTAGTGGAACAAAAGATGTGGAGGAAACAGACGCAGATGGCAATGTAACAACTGTTACGAAGTCGGTACTGTATGTAAATGTTACGCTCAAATCATACAGAGATATGATTTCCGTTTATGGATTTAATTCTGATCAGGTAGAAATGCTTGAGCAGATCATGAGTCCTGAGTTTATGGGACAGCTTGGATATGCTGGAAGTGGAAGCGGTGGAGGCGGTGGAAGCCCCGGAGTAAGTTCCATGACAGAGGATGAAATAAATGCAATCCTCAGTGGTATTACAGATAGCAGGCAGAAAGCAGTCTGCTCTTATGCCCTTCACAGAGTGGGTTATCCTTACAGTCAGGAATTAAGAGATAGTGGCAATTATTATGATTGCAGTTCACTTGCGTATTATTCATGGAAGGATGCAGGTGTGAATATCAGTCATGGAGGAGCAACTACAGCAGCGGCAGAAGCACAGGGACTTGATGAAGCAGGAAAGACCGTATCTTATGATGAAATGCAGCCTGGTGATCTTATCTTTTACAGTTTCACAAACAACGGAAGATATAAGAATATCAGCCATGTGGCAGTATATGTCGGCAATGGCAAGGTGGTAGAAGCCCTGAATGAAAGAGTTGGCGTAGTTTACCGTGATGTGGCAAGTGTCGGAAAAATTGTAGTAATTGGCAGACCATAG
- a CDS encoding PcfB family protein: MAEEIQEAVQIIRVAYDGIEIAMKVGSGGIAAMQKAIDFLKGMLDYEKSLGKTSMRKLLLKGGDLQVLQFKTEDMRKVERMAKKYGILYSVLPDCNKTDGMSEVIFHTEAVPRVNMMIQKLKFGRIATFDDYLKNGDEKSLGKLMDFLRKQQGNEKSHTVEGDKVNSAIDGLIEKVGMFAMEKQAISVDQVKENFSINGEQAENVIKQLETIGVLGGRSEDGTHKVMMDKEAFTNRIRWYQSLADRMRAISASKNTNLSDVTISKKLIAEENDHAVKTRVPGTWGKDVRYVWLHKDNVMDIHNGKTMLTFLDTRKDYKLYDEQNRVVTTKKGDELYTHYDKVESSVRERYEKVQKEQKKTTKKKTVTTRKER, from the coding sequence ATGGCAGAGGAAATTCAGGAAGCGGTACAGATTATCCGTGTCGCATATGACGGGATAGAGATTGCTATGAAAGTAGGCAGTGGCGGTATTGCCGCCATGCAGAAGGCAATCGACTTTTTAAAGGGGATGCTTGATTATGAAAAGTCGTTGGGAAAAACATCTATGAGAAAGCTGCTCTTAAAGGGCGGGGATTTGCAGGTATTGCAGTTTAAAACGGAAGATATGAGAAAGGTTGAGAGAATGGCAAAGAAATACGGAATCCTGTATTCGGTTCTTCCAGACTGTAACAAGACAGACGGTATGAGTGAGGTCATCTTTCATACAGAGGCAGTTCCCCGTGTGAATATGATGATACAGAAGCTGAAATTTGGCAGGATTGCCACCTTTGATGACTATCTGAAGAATGGAGATGAAAAGTCCCTCGGCAAGCTGATGGATTTTTTGAGAAAACAGCAGGGAAACGAGAAAAGCCACACGGTAGAAGGGGATAAGGTAAATTCTGCCATAGACGGACTCATTGAAAAAGTGGGAATGTTTGCTATGGAAAAACAGGCTATCAGTGTGGATCAGGTCAAGGAGAATTTCAGCATCAATGGGGAGCAGGCAGAAAATGTAATAAAACAGCTTGAGACAATCGGGGTGCTTGGCGGCAGGAGTGAGGATGGTACACACAAGGTAATGATGGATAAGGAGGCTTTCACTAACAGGATCAGATGGTATCAGAGCCTTGCGGACAGAATGAGGGCAATATCTGCCTCAAAAAATACGAACCTGTCAGATGTTACGATCAGTAAGAAACTTATTGCAGAAGAAAACGACCATGCAGTAAAGACCAGAGTTCCGGGAACATGGGGAAAAGATGTCAGATATGTGTGGCTGCATAAGGATAACGTTATGGATATCCATAATGGAAAGACAATGCTCACATTCCTTGATACCAGAAAAGATTACAAACTCTATGATGAGCAGAACCGTGTGGTAACTACGAAAAAGGGAGACGAACTTTATACGCATTATGATAAGGTAGAATCATCTGTCAGGGAGCGATATGAAAAGGTTCAGAAAGAGCAGAAAAAGACCACAAAGAAGAAAACGGTTACTACCAGAAAAGAGAGGTAG
- a CDS encoding DUF87 domain-containing protein, whose product MGLFTDGFKLLKKASEPLYKTPKSIQETIEIMAVAENGIFEVSRNKYSKCYRFQDINYTTATEDEQIGIFERYCKFLNSLDCNYKITINNKNKNMEDLRDKVLITEKNDGFNNYRRIYNDIIEEKIIEGRQGIEQERYLTITIERKNFEEAKAQFATLEATIHKAFIELGAEIVPLNGNERLKVLYDYYHLGDEGSFDFDIKKAKKVGADFKNDLCNGMVKYFPDHFEDESKYCKALFIKKYPSSLSDRFINEITSLPVHSITSIDVVPVPKDLTTKVLQKKYLGIESDIIKQQRVRNKNNDFSTEISYAKRTEKKEIEAIMDDVRENDQCLFFVGVTIILMAESKKELESVCETVETIGKRNSCTIDTHYLKQREALNTALPIGVRQVETMRTLLTQSLAVLMPFNVQELNDSTGNYYGINQISKNVNIGNRKKLINGNGFVFGVPGSGKSFFCKMEMGSVFLSGDDEIIVIDPMNEYFDIAQTYGGTVVNMSTYTDNYVNPLEMDVWSLDPNDSKGMIREKGEFMLGLCEQCIGDSLNSRQKSIIDRCVRKMYIDIARGREKYIPVMSDFYDILMEQPEDEAKDIALSLELFVNGSLNIFNHQTNVDVDNRFTVYGIRDLGTELSPITMLVMMESIQNRIVENGQKGKATWLYIDEFHVLLNSEYSAKYLQQLWKKVRKQGGLCTGITQNVVDLLQNYTATTMLANSEFVALLKQANTDSSKMAEVIGVSEAQLRFVTNTASGMGLIKCGSVVIPFDNQISKDTDLYRLYNTNIHEKIAEQKKREAKFAD is encoded by the coding sequence ATGGGTTTATTTACGGACGGATTTAAGCTCTTGAAAAAGGCAAGTGAGCCTTTGTATAAGACACCGAAATCCATTCAGGAAACCATAGAGATTATGGCGGTGGCTGAAAACGGTATTTTTGAAGTAAGCAGGAATAAGTATTCCAAGTGTTACCGCTTTCAGGACATCAATTACACAACGGCAACGGAGGATGAGCAGATCGGCATTTTTGAAAGATACTGCAAATTCTTAAATTCGCTGGACTGTAATTATAAGATTACGATTAACAATAAGAACAAAAATATGGAGGATCTCCGTGATAAGGTTCTTATTACAGAAAAAAACGATGGCTTCAATAATTACCGAAGAATCTACAATGACATTATTGAGGAGAAGATTATTGAGGGCAGACAGGGGATTGAACAGGAAAGATACCTGACAATCACGATTGAGAGAAAGAACTTCGAGGAGGCAAAGGCACAGTTTGCCACACTTGAGGCAACGATACACAAGGCTTTCATTGAGCTGGGTGCAGAGATTGTGCCGCTTAACGGCAATGAAAGGCTGAAAGTGCTCTATGACTATTACCATCTTGGCGATGAGGGCAGTTTTGATTTTGATATCAAAAAGGCAAAGAAGGTCGGAGCAGATTTTAAGAATGATTTATGTAATGGTATGGTGAAATATTTCCCAGACCATTTTGAGGACGAGAGTAAATACTGCAAGGCACTTTTCATTAAGAAGTATCCCAGCAGTTTATCTGACAGATTTATCAATGAGATTACTTCCCTTCCGGTACACTCCATTACCAGTATTGATGTAGTGCCTGTGCCAAAGGATTTGACCACAAAGGTGCTTCAGAAGAAATATCTTGGTATTGAGTCGGATATTATCAAGCAGCAGAGAGTCCGTAATAAGAACAATGACTTCTCCACAGAAATCTCTTATGCAAAGAGAACGGAGAAAAAAGAGATTGAGGCAATTATGGATGATGTCCGTGAGAATGACCAGTGTCTTTTCTTTGTAGGAGTTACCATTATCCTTATGGCAGAAAGTAAGAAGGAGCTTGAGAGTGTCTGCGAAACAGTAGAAACAATCGGAAAGCGTAACAGTTGTACGATTGATACACACTACTTAAAGCAGAGGGAAGCACTCAACACGGCACTTCCGATTGGTGTAAGACAGGTGGAAACAATGCGTACCCTTCTTACCCAGTCGCTTGCGGTGCTTATGCCGTTTAATGTGCAGGAACTGAATGACAGCACAGGTAATTATTACGGTATCAACCAGATCAGTAAGAATGTAAATATCGGTAACAGAAAGAAGCTCATCAACGGAAATGGCTTTGTATTCGGAGTGCCGGGTTCCGGCAAATCATTCTTCTGTAAGATGGAAATGGGCAGCGTATTCTTGTCGGGAGATGATGAGATTATCGTCATTGATCCGATGAACGAATATTTTGATATTGCACAGACTTATGGTGGAACCGTGGTAAATATGTCCACATACACGGACAACTATGTAAATCCGCTTGAGATGGATGTGTGGAGTCTTGATCCGAATGATTCAAAGGGAATGATAAGGGAAAAAGGGGAATTTATGCTTGGTCTTTGTGAGCAGTGTATCGGGGACAGCTTAAATTCCAGACAGAAATCAATCATTGACCGCTGTGTGAGAAAGATGTATATCGACATCGCAAGGGGCAGGGAAAAGTATATTCCGGTAATGAGTGACTTCTACGATATCCTTATGGAACAGCCGGAGGACGAAGCAAAGGATATCGCATTGTCTTTGGAACTTTTTGTAAATGGTTCCCTCAATATCTTTAACCACCAGACAAATGTTGATGTAGATAACCGATTCACAGTATATGGTATCAGGGACTTAGGCACGGAGCTTAGTCCTATCACAATGCTTGTTATGATGGAGTCCATTCAGAACAGAATTGTAGAAAACGGGCAGAAGGGCAAGGCAACCTGGCTCTATATTGATGAGTTCCATGTCCTGCTTAATTCGGAGTATTCTGCAAAATATTTACAGCAGCTCTGGAAGAAGGTGAGGAAACAAGGTGGACTGTGCACGGGTATCACCCAGAACGTCGTGGACCTTTTACAGAACTACACCGCCACTACAATGCTTGCAAACTCTGAGTTTGTTGCACTCTTAAAGCAGGCGAATACAGACAGTTCCAAGATGGCAGAGGTTATCGGTGTATCAGAGGCACAGCTTCGTTTCGTAACCAATACTGCATCGGGAATGGGACTTATCAAGTGTGGTTCCGTGGTAATTCCGTTTGATAACCAGATCAGCAAGGACACTGACCTTTACAGACTGTATAACACCAATATCCATGAGAAGATTGCGGAGCAGAAGAAAAGGGAGGCAAAATTTGCTGATTAG
- a CDS encoding PrgI family protein, which produces MVIEINKDIDRYQESVAMGLTAKQLVFSIASVIVGGGIVLLLYRYIGLTGSAYVAIPCVAPIALGGFYSFNGMNFYEYMGKKLHFMFGNKALTYVSTEGEPIIKAFEMEQNGQVKKKGKKTQSEITTSESAVKKQEEFEEMKKKTRNMMFGLAAVFVLAVAGVAAYKAMH; this is translated from the coding sequence ATGGTTATTGAAATAAACAAAGACATTGACCGTTATCAGGAATCGGTGGCAATGGGACTTACAGCAAAACAGCTTGTATTTTCTATTGCCAGTGTGATAGTCGGTGGCGGTATCGTATTACTTCTTTATAGATATATTGGTCTTACAGGTTCTGCTTATGTGGCGATTCCGTGTGTAGCTCCGATAGCACTTGGAGGATTTTATTCTTTTAATGGAATGAATTTTTACGAGTATATGGGAAAGAAACTGCATTTTATGTTTGGAAATAAGGCTCTTACCTATGTATCTACTGAGGGAGAGCCGATTATCAAGGCTTTTGAAATGGAGCAGAACGGACAGGTAAAGAAGAAAGGCAAAAAAACTCAATCAGAGATTACAACATCTGAGTCGGCAGTAAAGAAACAGGAGGAATTTGAAGAAATGAAGAAAAAGACAAGAAATATGATGTTTGGACTGGCAGCCGTGTTTGTGCTGGCGGTAGCGGGTGTGGCTGCTTATAAAGCAATGCACTAA
- a CDS encoding type IV secretory system conjugative DNA transfer family protein, with the protein MQTTKKKPSLIFILVGAVLSGYLGYLINGAWTEGIAFNDFMNRFNEVCAVPFANYYNSNTVNAVAIALCIYAMAIIMYYTSQRNYMPGKEYGTARFENPKQVNKILADKDENFNRILSQNVKMSLDFRRLKLNGNILICGGSGAGKTFYEVKPNLMQMPHSCSFICTDPKGEILRSCGQMLKDNGYNVKVINLLEMDKSDCYNPFSYIREETDVVKLITNLISNTTPKGSTPSDPFWEKAEGLFLQAIFYYVWLEVQPAKRNFETVLKLLGEAEVKEPGKASKLDVRMKFLEESSPLGANHPAVKQYNKCMRGAGDTVRSIIISANSRLAFLENKQVLRLLSKDELNLSDIGIGVNGDGETKTALFCVIPDSDKSYNFIIGMLYTQIFQELYYQADFNCGGRLPIHVTFMLDEFANVALPDDFCSLLSTMRSREISSIIIIQNFAQLKALFKDTWETIPGNCDTFIYLGGNEQSTHKYVSELLGKGTIDKKSSGETKGRQGSSSRNYDVLGRELFTPDEVRKLDNKKCIIFIRGFDPIMDNKYIPFRHPMFNQTADGKGKAYVHNTQGADRIIGPPFEILSEKAVKHYEKMKDKGENVYIDTLTYEQFMMLGDAELNRRFSMQDEAEQKAKIDREQANELEYADESQKEEDSDNSGGEQPVRNPEREKPKWEDTITNRMMHWSYTAEQKEEVKKALAAGVPKATILTYFYPEVTVEKMSSYRKNQ; encoded by the coding sequence ATGCAGACAACGAAGAAAAAACCGTCACTGATATTTATTTTAGTGGGTGCAGTGTTATCCGGGTATCTTGGTTATCTGATAAATGGTGCATGGACAGAAGGGATTGCCTTTAATGACTTTATGAACAGGTTCAATGAAGTGTGTGCAGTTCCTTTTGCCAATTATTACAATTCAAATACAGTAAACGCAGTAGCCATTGCATTATGTATCTATGCAATGGCTATTATTATGTATTACACCAGCCAGAGAAACTATATGCCCGGCAAAGAATATGGTACAGCAAGATTTGAAAATCCGAAGCAGGTCAATAAGATACTGGCGGATAAAGATGAGAATTTCAACCGGATACTCAGCCAGAATGTGAAAATGTCGCTGGATTTCCGAAGGCTGAAGCTCAATGGAAATATTCTTATCTGTGGAGGTTCCGGTGCAGGAAAGACATTTTATGAAGTAAAACCGAATCTTATGCAGATGCCACATAGCTGTTCGTTTATCTGTACTGATCCGAAAGGAGAGATATTAAGAAGCTGCGGGCAGATGTTAAAGGATAATGGGTACAATGTAAAAGTCATCAATCTTTTGGAGATGGATAAATCAGACTGTTACAATCCATTTTCCTATATCAGAGAGGAAACTGATGTGGTGAAGCTGATTACCAATCTTATCAGTAATACCACACCAAAAGGCTCAACGCCGAGTGATCCGTTCTGGGAGAAAGCAGAAGGCTTGTTTTTACAGGCAATTTTCTATTATGTGTGGCTGGAGGTGCAGCCTGCAAAGCGAAACTTTGAGACAGTTTTGAAGCTGCTTGGAGAAGCAGAGGTTAAGGAACCGGGAAAGGCTTCAAAGCTGGATGTCCGTATGAAGTTTCTGGAGGAGAGTTCGCCGCTTGGAGCAAATCACCCTGCGGTCAAACAGTACAACAAATGTATGAGAGGTGCGGGCGATACAGTTCGTTCTATTATTATCAGTGCAAACTCAAGACTTGCATTTCTTGAAAATAAGCAGGTTTTACGACTGCTCTCCAAAGATGAGTTAAATTTGTCTGATATCGGTATTGGAGTAAATGGAGATGGGGAGACAAAGACAGCACTGTTTTGTGTAATCCCGGATAGTGATAAATCCTATAACTTCATTATCGGTATGTTATACACACAGATATTTCAGGAATTGTACTATCAGGCAGACTTTAACTGTGGTGGCAGACTGCCGATCCATGTAACCTTTATGTTAGACGAATTTGCGAATGTCGCATTGCCAGATGACTTCTGTTCGTTGTTATCGACAATGCGAAGCAGGGAGATTTCAAGTATTATCATCATTCAGAATTTCGCCCAGCTAAAGGCACTTTTCAAAGATACTTGGGAAACAATCCCCGGCAACTGCGATACTTTCATCTATCTTGGAGGCAATGAGCAGAGTACACACAAGTATGTCTCGGAGCTTTTGGGCAAGGGGACAATTGATAAAAAATCAAGCGGTGAGACAAAGGGCAGACAGGGAAGCTCATCAAGAAATTATGATGTTTTAGGCAGGGAACTGTTTACACCCGATGAGGTCAGAAAGCTGGATAATAAGAAATGTATTATTTTTATCCGTGGTTTTGATCCGATAATGGACAATAAGTATATTCCATTCCGACACCCGATGTTTAATCAGACAGCGGACGGAAAAGGAAAAGCGTATGTTCATAATACACAGGGAGCAGACCGTATCATCGGACCACCATTTGAGATTTTATCGGAAAAAGCCGTTAAGCATTATGAAAAAATGAAGGATAAGGGAGAGAATGTGTATATTGATACACTGACCTATGAGCAGTTTATGATGCTTGGAGATGCGGAACTGAACAGAAGATTTTCAATGCAGGATGAGGCAGAGCAAAAAGCAAAAATTGACAGGGAGCAGGCAAATGAGCTTGAATATGCCGATGAATCGCAGAAAGAGGAGGACTCAGACAACAGTGGAGGAGAACAGCCGGTAAGAAATCCTGAGAGGGAGAAGCCGAAGTGGGAGGATACGATCACAAACCGAATGATGCACTGGTCATACACCGCAGAGCAGAAAGAGGAAGTGAAGAAAGCACTTGCGGCAGGTGTTCCGAAAGCAACGATTCTTACTTATTTCTATCCAGAAGTGACAGTGGAGAAGATGAGTTCATATCGGAAGAATCAGTAA
- a CDS encoding electron transporter RnfA, whose product MRKEQIITTNNNQMEEKGMKSRFIHFKKRFVPALSGALMGVMLMSTTCFAAGTGTSAVTQPLENLKTLIIAVIGAVGVIILAKNVMEFAQAYQQQDSSTMNSALKGVVAGIIMAGISTVLTFLGF is encoded by the coding sequence ATGAGAAAAGAACAGATTATTACAACTAACAACAATCAGATGGAGGAGAAAGGCATGAAGAGCAGATTCATTCACTTTAAGAAGAGATTCGTTCCGGCATTATCCGGAGCACTTATGGGAGTAATGCTTATGAGCACTACCTGTTTTGCAGCAGGTACAGGTACTTCCGCAGTAACACAGCCGCTTGAGAATTTAAAGACACTTATCATTGCAGTCATTGGTGCGGTCGGTGTCATCATTCTTGCAAAGAATGTCATGGAGTTCGCACAAGCATATCAGCAGCAGGATTCATCTACTATGAACTCAGCTTTAAAGGGGGTTGTGGCAGGTATTATCATGGCAGGTATTTCTACTGTACTCACCTTCTTAGGCTTCTAA